CTAACGGTCAGGTGACCTACACAGTGGTGGAAGCTCTGGTCCAGGGAAGCCCCATCTCCACTTACGTCACCATCGACCCGTCCAACGGCGCCATCTACGCTCTACGGAGCTTCGACCACGAGGACGTCAGCCGTATCGCCTTCACCGTCCAGGCCCGTGATGGAGGGAACCCCGCCCTCTCCTCCAATGCCACCGTCCTCCTGACCGTGCTCGACGATAACGACAATCCGCCCACCATCCAGTCCCCACCCCTACGGAACCACACCGCAGATCTACCTCTCTGGAGACACGCCTCCGCCGGTCAACTGGTCACCATCATTAAGGCCACCGACCGCGACACCGGTGCCAATGGCGAGCTGAGCTGCTCCATCGTCGGGGGCAACGAGGAGGGCCTGTTTGTGATGGACGCGCGGCGATGCGAGCTGCGGACCAATGGCAGTCTGGAAGGGGTTCCCAAGGATGTGCTGGAGATTAAGGTGGAGGTCCAGGACAGGGGCACCACTCGCCTGTCCACGGGGGCCCTGCTCCGCCTTTCCCTCCAGGAGAACATGGACATCCTGCCCCCAGGCCTCCCCACGGGCCCAAGCCATCCAACACTGGACCTCTCCCTCATCATCATAATCTCCCTGGGGGCCGTGTGTGCCCTGCTGCTGGTGGTCATGGTGATGTTCACCACGGCACGCTGCAACAGGGAGAAGAAGGACCCACGCAACTCATACAACTGCAGGGTGGCAGAGAACACGTACCAAAACCACCCGAAGAAGCCCTCTAGGCAGATCCACAAGGGAGACATCACCCTGGTTCCTACTGTCAATGGCACCCTGCCCGTACGGGCACACCCACGCTCACCTTCTGCTTCGCCTGCCCCAGAGAGGGGCACCATGGGCAGCCGGCAGAGCCAACACAGCCGCCAGTCGCTTAACAGCCTAGTCACCATCTCCTCCAATCACGTCGCAGAGAACTTTGCTCTCGAACTGGCCCACGCCACGCCCCCTGTCGAGgtaagaagaagagagagagagagagggtttaatTTCAAACCctaagtccttagtgatgtatTACTAGATGGTTATATGAATATGTTATCTGCTAATGGTAGTCTTTGAATATCTTAAATGCATTTGGAATAAAATAGACTACCATCAACTATGGATCTATAGAATAAAAAAATGACTGAGTTTAAGCTTTGCCTCATATTATggtgatatagatatagaaatgTAAATGATGTTTATAATGAGGATATTTGCgttatatatattttctatttgtgTGCCCCGCGTTGTGTTGTGTTCAGTAAGCCGTCCCTTATTTCCCATGATCATCTCGTGTTTTATAGCCCGTCATAACAACCTTCATCCAGATCATGTGTCCTTATGCCTGTCTGCTCCTATCAGTGTTCATTCATTTCCCCTTTTCATTTTCCCCTTTATTTTCACtttcctttcttttttttctttctcccccccccccctttttttgttTGGATTGTAGCAAGTCTCACAGCTTCTGTCCATGCTCCATCAGGGCCAGTACCAGCCAAGACCCAGTTTCCGTGGCAACAAATACACTAGGAGCTACAGGTACCTACATCTTAAAATAAACACGCCCGGAGGGAATCAGAATGTACGTGTTTAAGAATGTGTGCATAACTCAGTAAGGCTCTAAGGCATATCCTACAATGCTTTTCATATTCCTATAAAGCTTGTGGTGCTATTCCCTCTTAGGCCTATATGTGCCTTGTTCTATTTTAGGACTTAATAATTGTATGCAAAAACCTACACTGCACTTAGTTTTGATACATGCATAAGCCTTGAACCATCCTCCAATGTGGTTTTCTATGAAAGTTCAACCATCATTTCTTCTCACTCGCCTCCAGGTATGCTCTAAATGACATGGATAAGTTTAGTCTGAAGGACAGTGGTCGTGGTGACAGCGACGCTGGGGACAGTGACTACGAGGCAGGGAGAGAGTCTCCCATCGACAGGCTCCTGGGTGAGGCCTTTACTGAGCTTTACCCCCCTGACGGCCAACACAGACCCCATCCACAGCATCCGCATGCAGGTATTACACCCCTCACCGCGTTTCAAAGCCCTCACCCCCAtcaccactctccacccatccaaTATCAACTCCCTTCCTCTACATGTCCATTCTTTACTGGCCTCTACCAACACACTGCATGCAGGTATTCCATCCTCACCCCTCCCAATCTCAGTCACCCCTCATCCCCAACACCTGTGAGAGATTCACTCCCCAGCTGCTTATCAGCACAGTGACTGGGTGGGACTGTGGATGGAGAAAATAGGGAGAATTATCACTCGTTTCTCTGGCGAGAAAAAAGCTCTCATGTCCTCCACAACACAATTATTTCAGAGTGCGatcaggcagccaggcaggcaggtagagaggCAGGTTGGAGTGGTTTTATCGACAGCTTTGAAAGGCGTTTTTGGTAAATCAGTCCGGTTAATCTTTCATCAGCGGGGGAGCCAAtctgctgcctgcctgcatgGCCGCGGCTGCTGCTTTTCTAATGTTCCCCAATGCACTCTTCCTTCATCAGCTCTAAGATGTattacaaatggtccttttaTGGTAATGTGAGCGTAATGAAGTCCCTGAATAGTGTGAGTGAATAACCAGCGCTCTTTAATGAAGGCTTTAACTTGGCATATTTGATTTGTCTAATTTATTCTTCAGAGATTTTTCATTTGAAGATTTAATGTTGAATAGACGTGACATGAAAGGGTAAAATGCCGGCGTTTGAACGAGTAATAATAGCCATTGATCTGGCCTAGTGAATTGTCCCAACATGTTAATTGCATGTTATAGGTAGTATGTTCCCGCCCACAGAGTGCTGTGCAATCTAATTAGCTTAGATTTCAACCCATGTTTGAAACCCAGATCACACAACTGTGTTTAAAGATGAATGGATATCAAATGTTTGATGTTAAAAGACTGTATGAAAGAcaatctctcatctcctcccctcaaaACCACTCCCCAATTCTATGCCTGCTCATCACCATCTCCCCTCATCACAAGTCTATCAACAAAAGAACAGTAATACCCAGAACGatctatggtgtgtgtatgtttaaaTGCATGGCCACATGGGGCCCACCTTCTATGTATTTCATCTATGCAAGTGCCTTGTGAATGTATCCATgacgatgtctctctctctctctctgtagcgaTGAGACTGTGCACTGAGGAGTGTCGTGTCCTGGGTCACTCTGACCAGTGCTGGATGCCTCCCTTGCCCTCCCCAGCCTCCTCTGACTACCGCAGCAACCTCTTCATCCCAGGAGATGACCCCCACCAGGCCAGAGACCCCGAGCAACCCCCACAGTCCTCCGACCCCACCCACCCTCATGCCCAACGCAGCAACCAGAGCTTCTCCACCTTTGGCAAGGACAACCAGGAGGGGGCCGAGGAGGGAGAGGcggaagatgagggagaggatggggacgACCTCTGTGGAACCACCTCCCTGCTGTCAGAGATGAGCAGCGTGTTCCAGAGGCTCCTCCCCCCGTCGCTGGACTCCTACGTCCAGGTCAGTGAGACCCAGAAGGGAGGTGCGAGTGTGGGGGGTGTAAGTGTCCCAATGACGGGGTCATTGGACAGGAGGAGGAGTCACTTGCCAGGTAAGCCCAGTGCTGCAGCCCACCAGCAAGGTGTGGCAGCGTGGGCTGCCAACACCCATTTCCAAAACCCCGGATCTAGCATCGGGCCCTCAGGCCATCCACACCCCCAGAACGGCAGCTACCACACCCTCAAACCCAGCACCAAGCTCAGCCCCCAGAATAACCATAAGAACCAGGTCGTTGGGCACGGACAGCAcgcccccacccccaagaacagccctctcctcactgccctggttagcCCTACCCTAGTGGCACCCTCCCTGGCCCCTGCGCccatccctgtccctgtccccctcccggGGCCTTGTGGTAAGTGGCTCCCCGCCATGGAGGAGATCCCAGAGAACTTTGAGGAGGATGAGTTTGACTCGGTGCTGGGGCAGCTGGGACACCTGCAGGGGAAGAGGAGCGACAGCCGCCATGAGTTGATGGACGCCAGCGAGCTAGTGGCTGAGATCAACAAACTGTTACAGGACGTCCGGCAGAGCTAGACATTCTTAAATACCCTCCACTCCACACCTTTGAACTCTGACCTCCAACTTCCTGACTTCCTGTCAGGAGTCCTGCCATGTGTATGGAGGGGGAGCTGAGGAGTATGGGTAGgaaaaaagaaaagagaaacaaACTAAAGACATAGACCTGCAATTGTCATTAGAGTTGCATTTCTAACGTATTTGTGTTTTGTGAATGCTAAATATCCAAATAATGTTTGTATTTTCTGGTTTGGTACACAATGTACACAATGTGACTGTATTTATCTTTgtattttaaaaatacatttgtattcttatatttatttaaaaatatgtatataaACTTAATCAATCAgaattatatttttatatattgaaTGCATGTTAAatgggagaagaaaaaaaatcaagaTTTTGACATGCAACTGAAAATCTACATATTTAATATTGTCTTTTGTGAAATGTTTTTTATGTCACTATTATTATATGTATACATGAATATATTCATTATTGGACACAAGTCTTTGTGGTGCATTGTGGGAACGTGTGGAGAAACACAAATAAAGTGGAAGACACAGAACTAATATGAGTCTGTCTCCATTTAATCTTTGACGAATGTTGCCATTGTATTAGAGGAATGATGTCAGAGACAGATCTATTAACTACACTGAGAAAAAATagaaactcaacatgtaaagtgttggtcccatgtttcatgagctgaaatcaaaAATCCCCaaaattttccatacgcacaaaaagcttatttctctcaaatttgtacacacatttgtttacatccctgttcgtgagcatttctccttacCCAAGATAATCTGTCCACCTAACAGgtgaggcatatcaagaagctgattaaacagcatgatcattacacaggtgccccttgtgctggggacaataaaaggccacttgaaaatgtgcagttttgtcacaaaacacaataacacagatgtctcaagtttcgaGGGAgtgtgcagttggcatgctgactgcagaaatgtcccctagagctgttgccagagaaattGTAATGCTCATTtcttgttttagagaatttggcagtacgtccaatcagcctc
Above is a genomic segment from Oncorhynchus gorbuscha isolate QuinsamMale2020 ecotype Even-year linkage group LG23, OgorEven_v1.0, whole genome shotgun sequence containing:
- the LOC124011385 gene encoding protocadherin-18-like isoform X1 yields the protein MGAKMNTPRGNIISSTALLLFLVGIMQDVSGKTLKYKVYEEQKVGTVIARLKEDVAGVLSKLPSSVSFLFRAMQRGSTPFLSVREEDGEITIGTKIDREKICEKNLNCSIEFDVITLPTEYLQLFHVEVEVLDINDNSPQFSRAIIPIEISESASVGNRIQLDSATDPDVGDNSLYSYSLTPNHFFKIDIRTRNDGAKYAELVVVKELDREVQSNYQLQLTASDNGVPPKSGSTLLKISISDSNDNSPAFDEQAYVINLMENSPLGTLLIDLNATDPDEGTNGKIVYSFSSHVSPKILETFKINPENGQITLIKKVDYESTSSYELDIQAQDLGPNSIPGLCKIVIKVVDVNDNKPEININLMTPGKEEVAYISEGAPVDTFIALVRVDDSDTGLNGDVVCRLHGHGHFRLQKTYEKNYMILTNVSLDREKRSEYSLTVIAEDRGSPSLSTVKHFTVQVLDENDNPPRFEKSRYEVFKSENNSPGAYLMTVVASDPDLGTNGQVTYTVVEALVQGSPISTYVTIDPSNGAIYALRSFDHEDVSRIAFTVQARDGGNPALSSNATVLLTVLDDNDNPPTIQSPPLRNHTADLPLWRHASAGQLVTIIKATDRDTGANGELSCSIVGGNEEGLFVMDARRCELRTNGSLEGVPKDVLEIKVEVQDRGTTRLSTGALLRLSLQENMDILPPGLPTGPSHPTLDLSLIIIISLGAVCALLLVVMVMFTTARCNREKKDPRNSYNCRVAENTYQNHPKKPSRQIHKGDITLVPTVNGTLPVRAHPRSPSASPAPERGTMGSRQSQHSRQSLNSLVTISSNHVAENFALELAHATPPVEQVSQLLSMLHQGQYQPRPSFRGNKYTRSYRYALNDMDKFSLKDSGRGDSDAGDSDYEAGRESPIDRLLGEAFTELYPPDGQHRPHPQHPHAAMRLCTEECRVLGHSDQCWMPPLPSPASSDYRSNLFIPGDDPHQARDPEQPPQSSDPTHPHAQRSNQSFSTFGKDNQEGAEEGEAEDEGEDGDDLCGTTSLLSEMSSVFQRLLPPSLDSYVQVSETQKGGASVGGVSVPMTGSLDRRRSHLPGKPSAAAHQQGVAAWAANTHFQNPGSSIGPSGHPHPQNGSYHTLKPSTKLSPQNNHKNQVVGHGQHAPTPKNSPLLTALVSPTLVAPSLAPAPIPVPVPLPGPCGKWLPAMEEIPENFEEDEFDSVLGQLGHLQGKRSDSRHELMDASELVAEINKLLQDVRQS
- the LOC124011385 gene encoding protocadherin-18-like isoform X2, giving the protein MGAKMNTPRGNIISSTALLLFLVGIMQDVSGKTLKYKVYEEQKVGTVIARLKEDVAGVLSKLPSSVSFLFRAMQRGSTPFLSVREEDGEITIGTKIDREKICEKNLNCSIEFDVITLPTEYLQLFHVEVEVLDINDNSPQFSRAIIPIEISESASVGNRIQLDSATDPDVGDNSLYSYSLTPNHFFKIDIRTRNDGAKYAELVVVKELDREVQSNYQLQLTASDNGVPPKSGSTLLKISISDSNDNSPAFDEQAYVINLMENSPLGTLLIDLNATDPDEGTNGKIVYSFSSHVSPKILETFKINPENGQITLIKKVDYESTSSYELDIQAQDLGPNSIPGLCKIVIKVVDVNDNKPEININLMTPGKEEVAYISEGAPVDTFIALVRVDDSDTGLNGDVVCRLHGHGHFRLQKTYEKNYMILTNVSLDREKRSEYSLTVIAEDRGSPSLSTVKHFTVQVLDENDNPPRFEKSRYEVFKSENNSPGAYLMTVVASDPDLGTNGQVTYTVVEALVQGSPISTYVTIDPSNGAIYALRSFDHEDVSRIAFTVQARDGGNPALSSNATVLLTVLDDNDNPPTIQSPPLRNHTADLPLWRHASAGQLVTIIKATDRDTGANGELSCSIVGGNEEGLFVMDARRCELRTNGSLEGVPKDVLEIKVEVQDRGTTRLSTGALLRLSLQENMDILPPGLPTGPSHPTLDLSLIIIISLGAVCALLLVVMVMFTTARCNREKKDPRNSYNCRVAENTYQNHPKKPSRQIHKGDITLVPTVNGTLPVRAHPRSPSASPAPERGTMGSRQSQHSRQSLNSLVTISSNHVAENFALELAHATPPVEGQYQPRPSFRGNKYTRSYRYALNDMDKFSLKDSGRGDSDAGDSDYEAGRESPIDRLLGEAFTELYPPDGQHRPHPQHPHAAMRLCTEECRVLGHSDQCWMPPLPSPASSDYRSNLFIPGDDPHQARDPEQPPQSSDPTHPHAQRSNQSFSTFGKDNQEGAEEGEAEDEGEDGDDLCGTTSLLSEMSSVFQRLLPPSLDSYVQVSETQKGGASVGGVSVPMTGSLDRRRSHLPGKPSAAAHQQGVAAWAANTHFQNPGSSIGPSGHPHPQNGSYHTLKPSTKLSPQNNHKNQVVGHGQHAPTPKNSPLLTALVSPTLVAPSLAPAPIPVPVPLPGPCGKWLPAMEEIPENFEEDEFDSVLGQLGHLQGKRSDSRHELMDASELVAEINKLLQDVRQS